The following are encoded in a window of Halorarum salinum genomic DNA:
- a CDS encoding HalOD1 output domain-containing protein yields the protein MFDEETATDEDAPNAGLAIGPDPDVSVARADWEAAGGPSVAVVEAVAAATDRNPLDVALLNEYVDPDALDALLASPEDGSRRTVRTWFTYDGCEVVVGRDGRLDVYVRRDGRE from the coding sequence ATGTTTGACGAGGAAACTGCGACGGACGAGGACGCACCGAACGCCGGGCTCGCCATCGGCCCGGACCCCGACGTGAGCGTCGCCCGAGCCGACTGGGAGGCGGCGGGCGGGCCGAGCGTCGCCGTCGTCGAGGCCGTCGCCGCGGCGACCGACCGCAACCCGCTCGACGTCGCGCTCCTGAACGAGTACGTCGACCCCGACGCGCTGGATGCGCTCCTCGCGTCCCCGGAGGACGGGTCCCGCCGAACCGTTCGCACGTGGTTCACGTACGACGGCTGTGAGGTCGTCGTCGGGCGGGACGGCCGACTGGACGTCTACGTCCGCCGGGACGGACGCGAGTGA
- a CDS encoding TrmB family transcriptional regulator, producing MDGLTDQQQAVELLQQLGLKEYEAKSFVALSRVPRGTAKEVGELSEVPRTRVYDAIRVLETKGLVEIQHSNPQQFRAVPIDEAIRTLREEYRSRTELLQEALRGIEPAATDDETEVTHEVWALSGETAIKNRTRQLIDEADRELVLVIGHDAVITEQLIDNLRTARERGVDVVVGTESGELRELVRGELPDAEVFVSGLEWLSGPGIAADETEISRLLLVDGSTILVSSFHEDRTGGRSHEQAVFGRGFDNGLVAIVRRLMATGFPPADDGETEEPERS from the coding sequence ATGGACGGACTTACAGATCAACAACAGGCGGTCGAACTGCTCCAGCAACTCGGTCTCAAAGAGTACGAGGCCAAGTCGTTCGTGGCGCTCTCGCGGGTACCACGGGGGACGGCCAAGGAGGTGGGCGAACTCTCCGAGGTGCCACGCACCCGCGTCTACGACGCGATCCGCGTGCTCGAGACGAAGGGGCTCGTCGAGATCCAGCACTCGAACCCCCAGCAGTTCCGGGCGGTCCCGATAGACGAGGCGATTCGGACGCTACGGGAGGAGTACCGGTCCCGGACCGAACTGCTTCAGGAGGCGCTCAGGGGCATCGAACCGGCAGCGACCGACGACGAGACGGAGGTCACACACGAGGTCTGGGCGCTCTCGGGGGAGACGGCGATCAAGAACCGGACCCGGCAGTTGATCGACGAGGCCGACCGGGAGCTCGTCCTCGTGATCGGACACGACGCCGTCATCACCGAGCAACTGATCGACAACCTCCGGACGGCCCGGGAACGGGGCGTCGACGTCGTCGTCGGAACCGAGTCCGGCGAGCTGCGCGAACTCGTCCGGGGGGAGCTTCCGGACGCGGAGGTGTTCGTCTCCGGGCTCGAGTGGCTGAGCGGACCCGGGATCGCCGCCGACGAGACGGAGATCAGCCGCCTCCTGCTGGTCGACGGGTCGACCATCCTCGTGAGTTCGTTCCACGAGGACCGGACGGGGGGCAGGTCACACGAACAGGCCGTGTTCGGTCGGGGGTTCGACAACGGACTCGTCGCCATCGTCCGCCGGCTGATGGCGACCGGGTTCCCCCCCGCAGACGACGGCGAGACCGAGGAACCGGAACGATCGTAG
- a CDS encoding XapX domain-containing protein, whose amino-acid sequence MEWLKAAVIALAAGSCIGAVLSAAELPSPAPEESLGVVAGAFTLCGMYIGHAAISAYF is encoded by the coding sequence ATGGAATGGCTCAAAGCGGCCGTCATCGCGCTCGCTGCCGGGTCCTGCATCGGCGCAGTCCTCTCCGCCGCAGAACTCCCGAGTCCAGCCCCAGAGGAGTCGCTGGGGGTCGTCGCGGGGGCGTTCACCCTCTGTGGCATGTACATCGGGCACGCCGCGATCAGCGCGTACTTCTGA
- a CDS encoding CRTAC1 family protein — protein MFTDRSDAVADERPHRGYGVTVTPGQRGPCALVTGYGPGNRLLSWRDGALRDVASPAVADEGRHAIGVVAADLDADGREELYVHNTDEFDGRTRDTDLLLDPVECSPDRKGARWRDLYGLGVNADRGNFRSGRSVAALDRYGTGRYGVFVASYGAPSRFYELGDDGELTDMSAAVGLEVDACARSLFAGPVVSERMDLFVGVERGPNRLFRNGSGHFEEVAGDVGLDDAEADARGVAMADDALACGTWEGPNRIFEPVEDGTFVDVAPPEFTEPTRVRTLVCADFDNDGREELFVHGLGAENRLFRLTPEGEWDPLDPGPAREPRGLGTGASVADFDGDGTLELLLVHGELAAQPLSLYAAENDGDWLRIRPTTQYGAPARGAAVTLETDEWTRTRVVCAGSGYLCQMEPVAHFGLGELTPERVTVRWPDGREATMERPAERAEHEVPHPMAPRF, from the coding sequence GTGTTCACGGACCGGTCCGACGCCGTCGCGGACGAGCGTCCCCACCGGGGCTACGGGGTCACGGTGACCCCCGGCCAGAGGGGCCCCTGCGCGCTCGTCACGGGCTACGGACCGGGGAACCGCCTGCTCTCGTGGCGCGACGGGGCGCTCCGGGACGTCGCCTCCCCCGCCGTCGCGGACGAGGGGCGACACGCCATCGGCGTCGTCGCCGCCGACCTCGACGCCGACGGCCGCGAGGAACTGTACGTCCACAACACCGACGAGTTCGACGGCCGGACCCGCGACACCGACCTGCTGCTCGACCCCGTGGAGTGCTCGCCCGACCGGAAGGGGGCCCGCTGGCGGGACCTCTACGGGCTCGGCGTCAACGCGGACCGGGGGAACTTCCGGTCCGGCCGCTCGGTCGCCGCGCTCGACCGCTACGGCACCGGCCGCTACGGCGTCTTCGTGGCCTCCTACGGCGCCCCCTCGCGCTTCTACGAACTCGGCGACGACGGGGAGCTGACGGACATGTCCGCCGCGGTCGGGCTGGAGGTGGACGCCTGTGCCCGATCGCTGTTCGCCGGCCCCGTCGTCTCCGAGCGCATGGATCTGTTCGTCGGCGTCGAGCGCGGGCCGAACCGGCTGTTCCGCAACGGTTCGGGCCACTTCGAGGAGGTGGCAGGCGACGTCGGCCTCGACGACGCCGAGGCCGACGCCCGCGGGGTCGCGATGGCCGACGACGCGCTCGCCTGCGGGACCTGGGAGGGGCCGAACCGCATCTTCGAGCCGGTCGAGGACGGGACGTTCGTCGACGTCGCTCCGCCGGAGTTCACCGAGCCGACTCGGGTCCGGACGCTCGTCTGTGCCGACTTCGACAACGACGGGCGCGAGGAGCTGTTCGTCCACGGCCTCGGCGCCGAGAATCGCCTGTTCCGGCTGACCCCCGAGGGCGAGTGGGACCCGCTGGATCCCGGGCCGGCGCGGGAGCCCCGCGGGCTCGGCACGGGCGCGTCGGTCGCCGACTTCGACGGCGACGGCACGCTCGAACTCCTGCTCGTCCACGGCGAACTCGCTGCACAGCCGCTGTCGCTGTACGCCGCCGAGAACGACGGCGACTGGCTGCGGATCCGCCCGACGACCCAGTACGGCGCCCCGGCCCGCGGCGCGGCGGTCACGCTGGAGACCGACGAGTGGACGCGCACGCGTGTCGTCTGTGCCGGCTCGGGCTACCTCTGCCAGATGGAGCCCGTCGCCCACTTCGGGCTGGGCGAGCTGACCCCCGAGCGCGTGACGGTCCGCTGGCCGGACGGCCGCGAGGCGACGATGGAGCGGCCGGCCGAGCGCGCCGAACACGAGGTTCCACATCCGATGGCGCCGCGCTTCTGA
- a CDS encoding AIR synthase-related protein has protein sequence MTDRLGKADRALFEGTILPDLGADREDVALGPAHGVDFGVLDVGGRALVAATDPLSVLPDLGFARAGRFAMSFALADVAVSGIPPSHVAPTFSLPTAMTDDEFAELWTAIAAECEDLGVAVATGHTARYPGASYPWVGATTVLGVGDHGDLIRPDGARPGDRLLVTRGPAIETAGLLTTLYPGAFEGLDESTLRDAQACLDRTSVVRDALAVADAGRDVDTDRGVDSGPGDARGGRASDDGSTVTAMHDATEGGLRGALCELAAGVRIDVDSAAVPEDQAAVAACDALGLDPWACTTAGTLLVAVRPDGVEAVVDALESRGTAVGVAGSVREGDGVRVDGERVEPPAEDESWAAYAALSGGE, from the coding sequence ATGACCGACCGGCTCGGGAAGGCGGACCGAGCGCTGTTCGAGGGGACGATCCTGCCCGACCTCGGCGCGGACCGCGAGGACGTGGCGCTCGGCCCGGCCCACGGCGTGGACTTCGGCGTGCTCGACGTGGGCGGCCGCGCGCTCGTCGCCGCGACCGACCCGCTGTCGGTGCTCCCGGACCTGGGCTTCGCCCGGGCCGGCCGCTTCGCCATGTCGTTCGCGCTCGCGGACGTGGCCGTCTCCGGCATCCCGCCGAGTCACGTCGCCCCGACCTTCTCGCTCCCGACGGCGATGACCGACGACGAGTTCGCGGAGCTGTGGACGGCCATCGCGGCCGAGTGCGAGGACCTCGGGGTCGCCGTCGCGACGGGCCACACCGCGCGCTACCCCGGCGCGTCGTACCCCTGGGTCGGCGCGACGACCGTGCTCGGCGTCGGCGACCACGGCGATCTGATCCGACCGGACGGCGCGCGGCCGGGCGACAGACTGCTCGTCACCCGGGGGCCCGCCATCGAGACCGCCGGCCTGCTGACGACGCTGTACCCGGGTGCGTTCGAGGGGCTCGACGAGTCGACCCTGCGGGACGCCCAGGCCTGCCTCGACCGGACGAGCGTGGTCCGGGACGCGCTGGCCGTCGCGGACGCGGGGCGTGACGTGGACACCGACCGGGGGGTGGATTCGGGACCGGGCGACGCCCGCGGGGGGAGAGCGAGTGACGACGGTTCGACCGTCACCGCGATGCACGACGCGACCGAGGGCGGCCTCCGCGGCGCGCTCTGTGAACTCGCGGCCGGGGTCCGGATCGACGTCGATTCGGCGGCCGTGCCCGAGGACCAGGCCGCCGTCGCCGCCTGCGACGCGCTCGGTCTCGACCCGTGGGCCTGTACCACCGCGGGGACGCTCCTCGTCGCCGTCCGCCCGGACGGGGTCGAGGCGGTCGTCGATGCGCTGGAGTCGCGTGGGACCGCGGTCGGCGTCGCCGGGAGTGTCCGGGAGGGCGACGGCGTGCGGGTGGACGGCGAGCGGGTCGAACCCCCCGCGGAGGACGAGTCGTGGGCGGCCTACGCGGCGCTGTCGGGCGGGGAGTAG